The following are from one region of the Arachis duranensis cultivar V14167 chromosome 10, aradu.V14167.gnm2.J7QH, whole genome shotgun sequence genome:
- the LOC107470030 gene encoding uncharacterized protein LOC107470030 yields MIEVEDIEDEDEVQETSEEEVAQPKHGVPKEENVLKEAIPISFPHLARRTKKQVELDPNMVDIFKKVEVTIPLFDAIRQVPKYAKFLKDLCMNKEKIHDLETISLGSSISTLMGAIPEKCGEPGPCLVTCTIGGIQFVDCMCDLGACVSIMPLSVYDALKLPPLKRSAAHFVLADKSIISVVGIAEDVLLNIKGLTFPIDFYILEMSPNDSRRPSSILLGRSFLKISHFKLDAFLGTYSFGIDERVVSFNLDEAMKHPPEDHSLFRCDMIDDIVAEVHQDIVDKKNMVHGLSVGKPLNMMKIPCHLRCYRIIKCQAMS; encoded by the coding sequence atgattgaggtAGAAGATATTGAAGACGAGGATGAGGTACAAGAGACGTCTGAAGAAGAAGTTGCTCAACCGAAGCATGGAGTTCCTAAGGAAGAAAATGTTTTGAAAGAGGCTATTCCAATTTCTTTTCCACACCTAGCAAGGAGGACCAAGAAGCAAGTGGAGCTAGATCCCAATATGGTGGATATCTTCAAAAAGGTCGAGGTAActattcccctttttgatgctaTTCGCCAAGTTCCTAAGTATGCTAAGTTTCTAAAGGATTTGTGCATGAATAAGGAGAAGATTCATGATCTAGAAACTATTTCTTTGGGTAGCTCAATTTCAACTTTGATGGGTGCTATACCGGAGAAATGTGGTGAACCCGGTCCTTGTCTGGTTACTTGCACTATAGGTGGTATACAATTTGTTGATTGCATGTGTGACCTAGGTGCTTGTGTCAGCATTATGCCTTTATCTGTTTATGATGCATTGAAGCTTCCACCGTTGAAAAGGTCGGCAGCCCATTTTGTTTTGGCGGATAAAAGCATAATCTCGGTGGTTGGCATTGCGGAAGATGTCTTATTGAACATTAAGGGGTTGACTTTTCCAATTGATTTTTACATTCTTGAGATGTCCCCTAATGACTCTAGAAGACCATCATCTATCTTACTTGGGAGGTCATTCTTGAAAATCTCCCATTTTAAATTGGATGCTTTTTTGGGTACATATTCCTTTGGAATTGATGAAAGAGTAGTGAGTTTCAATCTTGACGAGGCTATGAAGCATCCACCGGAGGACCATTCTCTCTTCCGGTGTGATATGATTGATGATATTGTGGCTGAAGTCCACCAGGATATAGTGGATAAGAAGAACATGGTAcatggtttaagtgtggggaaacccCTGAATATGATGAAGATACCTTGCCACCTCCGGTGCTACCGGATAATCAAATGCCAAGCCATGAGCTAA